From a region of the Acidimicrobiales bacterium genome:
- a CDS encoding nucleotide sugar dehydrogenase gives MKVAVVGLGYVGSVTAACLASRGHDVIGIDRELGKVNAVREHRSPVVEPGLDALVAEARASGRLEATTSDAAAAGCDVVILCVATPSNRSGRVDLSALETATRQVGHALAGQRGHPVVLVRSTVPPGTTEAHLIPLLEGASGRSAGSALGVGSCPEFLRESTAIEDFLHPPFVVVGTSDPVTVATSRELFGFVDAPFRQVQPTEAETLKLACNTFHALKVVFANEIGQVCRAAGTDGRKVMQLFCEDRQLNISDRYLRPGFSYGGSCLTKDLRALLHFGRARDLDLPVIGNIGISNDRQRADVLEEVLDTGADRVAVLGLSFKAGTDDLRESPYVDLVESLVGKGIDVRIYDTHINPARLFGANLDYVSTRLPHFSALLRESAAEALEGVDCAVVSTCDEAVATALRVDPPMHLVDVCGDLPADLESIVGYRGSAW, from the coding sequence ATGAAGGTCGCGGTGGTCGGCCTTGGATATGTCGGCTCGGTGACCGCAGCCTGCCTGGCCAGCAGGGGCCACGACGTGATCGGGATCGACCGGGAGCTCGGGAAGGTGAACGCGGTCCGCGAGCACCGAAGCCCTGTGGTGGAGCCGGGCCTCGATGCGCTGGTCGCCGAAGCACGGGCCAGTGGTCGGCTCGAGGCCACGACCTCCGATGCCGCGGCGGCGGGCTGCGACGTGGTGATCCTGTGCGTGGCGACGCCGAGCAACCGCAGCGGGCGCGTGGATCTGTCGGCGCTCGAGACGGCCACCCGCCAGGTCGGCCACGCGCTGGCCGGACAGCGTGGCCATCCGGTGGTGCTCGTCCGCAGCACGGTGCCACCGGGAACGACCGAAGCGCACCTGATCCCGTTGCTGGAAGGCGCGAGCGGACGCTCCGCCGGCAGCGCGCTCGGCGTGGGCAGCTGCCCGGAGTTCCTGAGGGAGTCGACGGCGATCGAGGACTTCCTTCATCCACCGTTCGTGGTGGTGGGCACCTCGGACCCCGTCACCGTGGCGACCTCCCGAGAGCTGTTCGGGTTCGTCGACGCGCCGTTCCGCCAGGTGCAACCCACCGAGGCGGAGACGCTGAAGCTGGCGTGCAACACCTTCCACGCCCTGAAAGTCGTCTTCGCCAACGAGATCGGTCAGGTGTGCCGCGCCGCGGGAACGGACGGCCGCAAGGTGATGCAGCTGTTCTGCGAGGACCGCCAGCTCAACATCTCCGATCGGTACCTCCGCCCCGGCTTCAGCTATGGCGGGTCGTGCTTGACGAAGGACCTGCGCGCCCTCCTCCACTTCGGCCGCGCACGCGACCTCGACCTCCCGGTCATCGGCAACATCGGGATCAGCAACGACCGCCAGCGAGCCGACGTGTTGGAAGAGGTGCTCGACACGGGCGCCGACCGGGTCGCAGTGCTGGGCCTCAGCTTCAAGGCAGGCACCGACGACCTCCGCGAGAGCCCGTACGTCGATCTGGTCGAGTCGTTGGTCGGCAAGGGCATCGACGTGCGCATCTACGACACCCACATCAACCCCGCCCGCTTGTTCGGCGCCAACCTCGACTACGTGTCCACTCGTCTCCCGCACTTCAGCGCCTTGTTGCGCGAGAGCGCGGCTGAGGCGCTCGAAGGCGTCGACTGCGCCGTCGTGAGCACTTGCGACGAGGCCGTGGCGACGGCGCTGCGGGTCGATCCGCCCATGCACCTCGTCGACGTCTGCGGCGACCTGCCTGCCGACCTGGAGTCGATCGTCGGTTACCGGGGCAGCGCGTGGTGA
- a CDS encoding ATP-binding protein produces the protein MTEPEDVDAVEPVDRLLALRKAVLEGGEGRLEGTGTVLGTLDGAVRAIERLQAQLRAAHDEQRRRQARHSIDAARFHLAPVALVITDRAGVIREANRRAIELLASDTGSTRVGRTLLLHVEPRDRIVFDRVLRELEGGRSRTTTRLQLRARGGTTFYGLLRAQAIEETIAWAIEDISSSVRLEEQANRAIARQEEVAAQYAELDATRTAFLLAVSHDLRAPIAAVAGLADVLIERGGHLDTGEAQRALRHIRSSATELTDVLNDLLDIQRLAQGGVVVQASEVPIAKLVEAALAEVDLDGREVDVDVDDAVALADPGLLRRVLTNLIKNVVSHTPEATTVWLRCRTEPDGVLVVVEDDGPGMSDEDKTHAFDLFFRGRSVGQPSGLGVGLALVRRFTELQGGHVRVEDRAGGGASFHVVLPVWTGEGSSGDAAAAPS, from the coding sequence ATGACCGAGCCGGAGGACGTCGACGCCGTCGAGCCGGTCGACCGACTCCTTGCTTTGCGCAAAGCGGTGCTCGAAGGCGGAGAGGGTCGCCTGGAGGGGACGGGTACGGTGCTCGGCACGCTCGACGGGGCCGTTCGGGCCATCGAGCGGCTGCAGGCCCAACTCCGCGCCGCGCACGACGAGCAGCGGCGTCGCCAAGCACGCCACAGCATCGACGCGGCCCGATTTCACCTGGCGCCCGTGGCCCTCGTGATCACCGACCGGGCTGGTGTGATCCGCGAGGCGAATCGCCGTGCCATCGAGCTCCTGGCCTCCGACACCGGGAGCACCAGGGTGGGCCGCACGCTTCTCCTTCACGTCGAGCCCCGCGACCGCATCGTTTTCGATCGGGTGCTGCGCGAGCTCGAGGGCGGGCGCTCACGCACCACGACCCGCCTGCAGCTGCGCGCTCGGGGTGGAACGACCTTCTACGGCCTGCTCCGGGCCCAAGCGATCGAAGAAACCATCGCTTGGGCGATCGAGGACATCTCCTCCAGCGTTCGCTTGGAGGAGCAGGCGAATCGTGCGATAGCCCGCCAGGAGGAGGTCGCCGCGCAGTACGCCGAGCTCGACGCGACCCGCACGGCGTTCTTGCTCGCGGTTTCGCACGACCTGCGCGCGCCGATCGCTGCGGTCGCCGGTCTGGCCGACGTGTTGATCGAACGAGGTGGCCACCTCGACACCGGCGAGGCGCAGCGGGCCCTGCGTCACATCCGTTCGAGCGCCACCGAACTGACCGACGTGCTGAACGACCTGCTCGACATCCAGCGCCTGGCACAAGGTGGTGTCGTGGTGCAGGCGTCCGAGGTGCCGATTGCGAAGCTCGTCGAGGCCGCGCTCGCGGAGGTCGACCTCGATGGCCGTGAAGTCGACGTCGATGTGGACGATGCCGTGGCGCTCGCCGATCCAGGACTCCTGCGGCGAGTGCTCACGAACCTCATCAAGAACGTGGTGAGCCACACGCCGGAGGCGACGACGGTCTGGCTGCGTTGCCGCACCGAGCCCGACGGCGTGCTCGTCGTGGTCGAAGACGACGGGCCGGGCATGTCCGACGAGGACAAGACGCATGCGTTCGACCTGTTCTTCCGCGGGAGGAGCGTCGGGCAACCGAGCGGGCTGGGGGTCGGACTTGCCCTCGTCCGGCGGTTCACGGAACTGCAGGGAGGGCACGTGCGGGTGGAGGACCGTGCCGGCGGGGGCGCGTCGTTCCACGTCGTGTTGCCCGTCTGGACCGGCGAGGGGTCATCGGGCGACGCAGCGGCTGCGCCCTCGTGA
- a CDS encoding glycosyltransferase — protein MTDPVASVVIAAHNERAVIGRCLQSLQADGLPLEVVVVCNGCADDTARVARAVGGATVVQLRAAGKAAALNAGDGATSVFPRVYLDADVVLEPGGMAELLAALDARVLAASPRVVVDDRHSSWIVRSYYRIWLRLGSVAGGLAGSGAYAISCEGRARFGRFPDIVADDLFVEQRFGREERVVVDAAAVAYAAPADVRELFARKVRVFAGNLQLEQALAVAPAPDSAPGGDRWWRVVLRAPRMVKDVPVYVAITAVAKLHARRLARRGRPIAWRSPVRHDRPDTTPTPMPRAR, from the coding sequence GTGACCGATCCCGTGGCCAGCGTGGTCATCGCTGCGCACAACGAGCGCGCGGTCATCGGCCGGTGCTTGCAGTCGCTGCAGGCCGACGGCTTGCCGCTCGAAGTGGTCGTCGTGTGCAACGGGTGCGCCGACGACACGGCGCGCGTCGCCCGAGCCGTCGGAGGTGCCACGGTCGTGCAGCTGCGGGCGGCCGGCAAGGCTGCCGCGCTGAACGCGGGCGATGGCGCCACCTCGGTGTTCCCTCGCGTCTATCTCGATGCCGACGTCGTGCTCGAACCCGGCGGCATGGCCGAGCTCTTGGCGGCACTCGATGCCCGTGTGCTCGCGGCGTCGCCGCGCGTGGTGGTCGACGACCGCCACTCCTCGTGGATCGTGCGCTCGTACTACCGGATCTGGCTGCGACTGGGATCGGTCGCCGGGGGTCTCGCCGGATCAGGCGCGTACGCCATCTCGTGCGAGGGGCGAGCCCGCTTCGGCCGGTTCCCCGACATCGTCGCCGATGACCTGTTCGTCGAGCAGCGCTTCGGTCGGGAGGAGCGGGTTGTCGTCGACGCGGCGGCCGTCGCGTATGCCGCACCTGCCGATGTGCGGGAGCTGTTCGCCCGGAAGGTGCGGGTGTTTGCCGGGAATCTGCAGCTCGAGCAGGCGCTCGCCGTCGCTCCGGCTCCGGACTCCGCGCCCGGCGGCGACCGGTGGTGGCGGGTCGTGCTTCGCGCTCCCCGCATGGTCAAGGACGTGCCGGTGTACGTGGCCATCACCGCGGTCGCGAAGCTGCACGCGCGACGTCTGGCCCGTCGCGGGCGACCGATCGCGTGGCGCTCGCCCGTGCGTCACGATCGCCCTGACACGACGCCGACGCCCATGCCGAGGGCCCGGTGA
- a CDS encoding pyridoxamine 5'-phosphate oxidase family protein yields MKVDRNSLEILDRDVSLDLLSTVPFGRVAITAAAMPVILPVSFRLLDSRIVFATGAGTKLAAATAGKVLAFEADHIDASSGVAWSVCVTAIGEVVTDPATLERARGLPLQPLVAIDEPAYVQLATDVISGRRGVLAALAPPIPSGDA; encoded by the coding sequence GTGAAGGTCGACCGCAACAGCCTGGAGATCCTCGATCGCGACGTGTCCTTGGACTTGCTGTCGACCGTTCCGTTCGGTCGGGTCGCCATCACCGCAGCCGCCATGCCGGTGATCCTGCCCGTGTCGTTCAGACTGCTGGATTCGCGCATCGTGTTCGCCACCGGCGCAGGCACCAAGCTTGCGGCGGCCACCGCGGGCAAGGTGCTGGCCTTCGAGGCAGACCACATCGATGCCTCGTCCGGAGTCGCTTGGAGCGTGTGTGTCACCGCCATCGGCGAGGTGGTCACCGACCCGGCGACGCTCGAGCGAGCGCGCGGCTTGCCGCTGCAGCCGTTGGTCGCCATCGATGAACCGGCCTACGTGCAACTCGCGACCGACGTGATCAGCGGCCGCCGCGGCGTGCTGGCCGCGCTGGCGCCCCCGATCCCCAGCGGGGATGCCTGA
- a CDS encoding chemotaxis protein CheB, translating to MDPAPPGHSSSFEVVAIGSSAGGVVALTRVVKDLPATFPAPILVVQHLDPRHETVIAEILAKRTSLHVQLAAEGETTSPGTVYIAPPNRHLLVGANRTLMLSDAEMVHFVRPSVDLLFESVAAAYAERVVGVILTGSGTDGAMGVEAVKERGGTVIVQDPESAEFSGMPQAALATGAVDFVLGLEEIPSALHALVTSGGVA from the coding sequence GTGGATCCCGCGCCACCAGGGCACTCATCGTCCTTCGAGGTCGTTGCCATCGGCAGCTCGGCCGGTGGGGTCGTCGCGCTCACCCGCGTGGTGAAGGATCTGCCGGCGACCTTTCCGGCGCCGATCCTCGTGGTCCAACACCTCGACCCCCGTCACGAGACCGTGATCGCGGAGATCCTCGCCAAACGCACCTCGCTCCACGTGCAGTTGGCCGCCGAGGGCGAGACGACCTCACCCGGCACGGTGTACATCGCGCCACCCAACCGCCACCTGCTCGTGGGCGCAAACCGTACGCTGATGTTGTCGGACGCCGAGATGGTGCACTTCGTTCGCCCGTCGGTCGACTTGTTGTTCGAGTCGGTCGCCGCGGCCTACGCCGAGCGTGTGGTGGGCGTCATCCTCACGGGGAGCGGGACGGACGGGGCCATGGGCGTGGAAGCCGTGAAAGAGCGAGGTGGGACCGTCATCGTGCAAGACCCTGAGTCGGCGGAGTTCAGCGGGATGCCCCAAGCCGCGCTCGCCACCGGTGCTGTTGACTTCGTGCTCGGGCTCGAGGAGATCCCGAGCGCCTTGCATGCGCTCGTCACCTCAGGAGGTGTTGCGTGA
- a CDS encoding ANTAR domain-containing protein produces the protein MPTTEPEPHVRKLIAHCSALPEVIGTAVALAPSQRQRAAIVASDEAVRARVVRDVRAGDGPIRECIATQRPAAGSEGLHVLPMQVPSHVLGALCLFVSFDGEGPAKLDQGVLELAQAMADVTSLSLESARTVRTERERIEQLNHALDSRVVIEQAKGVLSERLGVGVDAAFESLRDRARSERKDIHRAASEVIDSDGPQSGGQPG, from the coding sequence GTGCCGACCACCGAGCCGGAACCGCACGTGCGCAAGCTCATCGCGCATTGCTCGGCGCTGCCGGAGGTCATCGGGACAGCGGTCGCGCTCGCACCGTCGCAACGGCAACGGGCTGCGATCGTCGCGTCCGACGAGGCCGTGCGCGCCCGAGTGGTCAGGGACGTCCGTGCTGGTGACGGTCCGATCCGGGAGTGCATCGCCACGCAGCGCCCGGCGGCTGGGTCTGAAGGCTTGCACGTCCTCCCGATGCAGGTCCCGTCGCACGTGCTCGGCGCGCTCTGCCTGTTCGTGTCGTTCGACGGTGAAGGGCCCGCGAAGCTCGACCAGGGAGTGCTCGAGCTGGCGCAGGCCATGGCCGACGTCACAAGCCTCAGCTTGGAGAGCGCTCGAACCGTGCGGACCGAACGGGAACGGATCGAACAGCTCAACCACGCGCTGGACAGCAGAGTCGTGATCGAGCAGGCGAAAGGCGTGCTGTCCGAACGCCTCGGTGTTGGCGTCGATGCAGCTTTCGAGTCGCTGCGTGATCGCGCGCGCAGCGAGCGCAAGGACATCCACCGAGCAGCAAGCGAGGTCATCGACAGCGACGGGCCGCAGTCGGGCGGTCAGCCGGGCTGA
- a CDS encoding response regulator transcription factor, translated as MLVVDDHTSFAETLSIAIAAQDDLVSVGIASNVDAGLHMAAATSPDVVLLDQNLPGAQGVGAIGAFRNAAPGVRVIVLTGQVDLTLLTEAARRGAAGFVLKSASLAEVLAAARGDERSVFVDAETLRAVIDAVAPDPDAVPRDGAHLTPREAEVLALLGEATEPKAIARLLGISLYTTRGHIQTILEKLGAHSQLEAVIAASRQGLLRASTDRAGQPPTPAPPGAGLTAE; from the coding sequence GTGCTCGTCGTCGACGACCACACCTCATTCGCTGAGACGTTGAGCATCGCGATCGCCGCGCAGGACGACTTGGTCTCGGTTGGCATCGCCAGCAACGTCGATGCCGGCCTGCACATGGCCGCCGCAACCTCACCAGACGTCGTGTTGCTCGACCAGAACCTGCCCGGGGCACAAGGCGTCGGCGCGATCGGGGCGTTCCGAAACGCGGCGCCGGGAGTGCGGGTGATCGTGCTGACCGGCCAGGTCGACCTGACCCTCCTCACCGAGGCAGCCCGCAGGGGTGCCGCCGGGTTCGTGCTGAAGTCCGCCAGCCTCGCCGAGGTGTTGGCTGCCGCGCGAGGAGACGAGAGATCCGTGTTCGTCGATGCCGAGACGCTGCGCGCGGTGATCGACGCGGTGGCTCCCGATCCCGATGCCGTGCCACGCGACGGCGCGCATCTGACCCCGCGTGAAGCCGAAGTGCTCGCCCTGCTCGGCGAGGCGACGGAGCCCAAGGCGATCGCCCGCCTCCTTGGCATCTCGCTGTACACGACCCGTGGGCACATCCAGACGATCCTCGAGAAGCTCGGCGCTCACAGCCAGCTCGAGGCCGTCATCGCTGCGAGTCGCCAAGGCTTGCTGCGCGCGTCGACTGATCGAGCCGGTCAGCCGCCGACCCCGGCGCCACCCGGCGCGGGCCTCACTGCGGAGTGA
- a CDS encoding sigma-70 family RNA polymerase sigma factor — protein MTDAALTTPCSTATDGDRDPGREVATLVQCAASGDPSSWSDLVDRFNQMLMAVCRSTGLQAADVADVCQTTWSRLLQNLDRIEHPERVGAWLATTARRESIRVRERAKRAVPHDEVGLTALPGTFDLVPPDTTDDKRDRLVRQLYADLPEQARTLLSLLLFDPPLSYKELSEALDMPIGSIGPTRRRILAKLRRQLEQRGVTALDALG, from the coding sequence ATGACCGACGCGGCTCTCACCACCCCGTGCTCAACCGCGACCGACGGTGACCGTGACCCGGGGCGAGAGGTGGCGACCCTCGTGCAGTGCGCTGCGAGCGGCGACCCCTCCTCCTGGAGCGATCTGGTCGACCGCTTCAACCAGATGCTCATGGCGGTGTGCAGGAGCACGGGCCTTCAGGCGGCAGACGTCGCCGATGTCTGCCAGACGACTTGGTCGCGCTTGCTGCAGAACCTCGATCGGATCGAACACCCAGAACGGGTGGGCGCGTGGCTCGCAACGACCGCACGCCGAGAGTCGATCCGGGTGAGAGAGCGCGCGAAGCGAGCGGTACCGCACGACGAGGTCGGCCTCACCGCCTTGCCGGGAACGTTCGACTTGGTCCCGCCCGACACCACGGACGACAAGCGGGATCGCCTGGTCCGTCAGCTGTACGCCGACCTCCCAGAACAGGCACGGACGCTGCTCTCACTCCTGCTCTTCGACCCTCCCTTGTCCTACAAGGAGTTGAGCGAGGCGCTCGACATGCCGATCGGCAGCATCGGGCCGACCAGACGCCGGATCCTCGCCAAGCTCCGCCGCCAACTCGAACAACGAGGTGTGACCGCCCTCGACGCACTGGGGTGA
- a CDS encoding glycosyltransferase family 2 protein: MTATLGGAVDVSIVVVSFNTASLTTQCLAAVPGAVRDRVAETIVVDNASTDGSVPQLRTHHPGVAVIASDENLGFARAVNLAASTTAGRWLLLLNPDTVAEPGSIDRLVAFAEAHPGHGIYGGRTVDPAGEVDPRSCWGLPSLWSLTCWASLADAAFRGSRLLDPESLGRWPRDSVREVGLVTGCLLLVDRQLWERLGGFDERYFMYGEDADLCLRAGQLGHRPVVTPAAAVTHIGGASPIHAADKTVLQLRAKVTLIRSHWRPWRVKLGVALTAIGVANRAVAARLLPVGAHRSRWSEVWQARSTWLAGYPQR; this comes from the coding sequence GTGACGGCCACGCTCGGAGGCGCGGTCGACGTGTCGATCGTGGTGGTGTCGTTCAACACCGCGTCGCTGACCACGCAGTGCCTGGCGGCGGTGCCGGGCGCCGTTCGCGATCGCGTGGCAGAGACCATCGTCGTCGACAATGCATCGACCGACGGCTCGGTGCCGCAGCTGCGAACACACCATCCCGGCGTGGCGGTCATCGCGAGCGACGAGAACCTCGGCTTCGCCCGCGCCGTGAACCTCGCCGCCTCGACCACGGCGGGCAGGTGGCTGCTGTTGCTGAACCCGGACACGGTCGCCGAGCCTGGCTCGATCGACCGGCTGGTCGCGTTCGCTGAGGCGCATCCCGGCCACGGCATCTACGGAGGCCGCACCGTGGACCCGGCGGGGGAGGTGGACCCGCGCTCGTGTTGGGGCCTGCCCAGCCTGTGGAGCCTCACGTGTTGGGCCTCGTTGGCTGACGCTGCGTTTCGCGGGTCGCGGCTGCTGGACCCCGAATCGCTCGGTCGCTGGCCGCGCGACTCAGTGCGCGAGGTCGGCCTGGTCACGGGCTGCCTGTTGCTGGTCGACCGGCAGCTCTGGGAGCGACTCGGTGGGTTCGACGAGCGCTACTTCATGTACGGCGAGGACGCCGACCTGTGCCTCCGAGCCGGCCAGCTCGGACATCGCCCGGTGGTGACGCCCGCCGCGGCGGTCACGCACATCGGGGGAGCGTCACCCATCCATGCCGCCGACAAGACCGTGCTGCAGCTGCGTGCCAAAGTCACCTTGATCCGCTCGCACTGGAGGCCGTGGCGGGTGAAGTTGGGCGTTGCCCTCACGGCCATCGGCGTTGCCAACCGAGCCGTTGCCGCCCGGCTGCTGCCGGTCGGAGCGCACCGGTCCCGCTGGTCAGAGGTCTGGCAGGCGCGGTCCACCTGGCTGGCCGGCTACCCGCAGCGCTGA
- a CDS encoding CheR family methyltransferase — translation MSASPDPDFEGLVQDMRDRRGFDFTGYKRSSLERRIRKRMGDVGIDSFAEYRDYLEVHVDEFGILFDTILINVTKFFRDVDTWRYLQREVVSSLVEERADGGEIRVWSAGCSSGEEAYSLAIVFCEVLGEDGFRDRVKIYATDVDEGALHAARLGIYTPKKLDGVNDEWRGRYFEPSGNDFQFRTDLRRRVIFGRHDITQDAPISRLDLLACRNTLMYFNAEAQGHILSRFHFALREGGYLFLGKAEMLLSDGDRFVALSMPHRLFVRAPGPTYLPRDTVPLPHAHPIGDLAKGRQLREMVLEGGPTAQIAIDLDGNLVMANNQARAMFAIHSRDIGRPLRDHEVSYRPIELRSLVEQALSERRPVRANGIERRFNADEAQYLDVQVSPVIGDDGMLIGTGITFTDVSAFIGLQREVRRVHGELETANEELQSTNEELETTNEELQSSNEELETTNEELQSTNEELETTNEELQSSNEELETMNEELRVRTAELDETNSFLGGVLTGLHVAVVVLDSRLDVRAWNPAAADLWGRSFNEVEGRPFFGLDLLAPISQLRDPVRACLDGSSDRTITEMAATDRRGHAVRCRVTVSPLGGREVGVVLLMDVLDR, via the coding sequence GTGAGCGCGTCGCCCGATCCGGATTTCGAAGGCCTGGTCCAAGACATGCGCGACCGGCGCGGTTTCGACTTCACGGGTTACAAGCGCTCGTCGCTCGAACGCCGGATCCGCAAGCGGATGGGCGACGTCGGGATCGACAGCTTTGCCGAGTACCGCGACTACCTCGAGGTGCACGTCGACGAGTTCGGCATCCTCTTCGACACCATCCTCATCAACGTCACCAAGTTCTTCCGCGACGTCGACACGTGGCGCTACCTGCAGCGCGAGGTGGTGAGCAGCCTCGTCGAGGAGCGAGCCGACGGTGGGGAGATCCGCGTGTGGAGCGCCGGCTGCTCGTCCGGCGAGGAGGCGTACTCGCTAGCGATCGTGTTCTGTGAGGTGCTGGGCGAGGACGGCTTTCGCGACCGCGTGAAGATCTATGCGACCGATGTCGATGAGGGCGCGCTGCATGCGGCGCGGCTCGGGATCTACACCCCGAAGAAGCTCGATGGTGTCAACGACGAGTGGCGCGGTCGCTACTTCGAGCCCAGTGGCAACGACTTCCAGTTTCGCACCGACCTGCGGCGGCGGGTGATCTTCGGACGGCATGACATCACCCAGGATGCGCCGATCTCCCGGCTCGACCTGCTCGCCTGCCGCAACACGCTGATGTACTTCAACGCCGAGGCGCAGGGCCACATTCTCTCGCGCTTCCACTTCGCACTGCGGGAAGGTGGATACCTGTTTCTGGGGAAGGCCGAGATGCTGCTCTCCGACGGTGACCGCTTCGTCGCGCTCAGCATGCCGCATCGGCTGTTCGTGCGTGCACCCGGCCCGACGTATCTCCCACGTGACACGGTGCCCTTGCCGCACGCGCACCCGATCGGTGACCTGGCGAAGGGACGCCAGTTGCGGGAGATGGTCCTCGAAGGTGGCCCGACCGCACAGATCGCCATCGATCTCGACGGCAACCTGGTGATGGCCAACAACCAGGCGCGGGCCATGTTCGCCATCCACTCGCGCGACATCGGCAGGCCCTTGCGCGACCATGAGGTCTCTTATCGGCCGATCGAGCTGCGGTCGTTGGTCGAGCAGGCGCTGTCGGAACGCCGGCCGGTCCGCGCGAACGGCATCGAACGTCGCTTCAACGCGGACGAGGCGCAATACCTCGACGTGCAGGTGTCGCCCGTGATCGGTGACGACGGCATGTTGATCGGCACCGGCATCACCTTCACCGACGTCAGCGCGTTCATCGGCTTGCAGCGTGAGGTACGGCGCGTCCACGGCGAGCTCGAGACCGCGAACGAGGAGCTGCAGTCGACCAACGAGGAGCTCGAGACCACCAACGAGGAGCTGCAGTCGAGCAACGAGGAGCTCGAGACCACCAACGAGGAGCTGCAGTCGACCAACGAGGAGCTCGAGACCACCAACGAGGAGCTGCAGTCGAGCAACGAGGAGCTCGAGACGATGAACGAGGAGCTACGCGTGCGCACTGCGGAGCTCGACGAGACCAACAGCTTCCTCGGTGGTGTCCTCACCGGCCTCCACGTCGCGGTGGTCGTGCTCGATTCCCGCCTCGATGTTCGAGCGTGGAACCCAGCGGCTGCCGACCTGTGGGGCAGGAGCTTCAATGAGGTGGAGGGTCGGCCGTTCTTCGGCCTCGACCTCCTCGCGCCGATCAGCCAGCTGCGCGACCCGGTGCGGGCGTGCCTCGACGGGTCGAGCGACCGCACCATCACGGAGATGGCCGCCACCGACCGTCGCGGCCACGCCGTTCGTTGCCGGGTGACCGTGTCGCCGCTCGGCGGGCGCGAGGTCGGTGTGGTGCTGTTGATGGACGTGCTCGATCGATGA
- a CDS encoding glycosyltransferase family 4 protein, with translation MKWRRTDHLRVLIIVQNLSVPFDRRVWLECRSLTAAGHEVDVICPQAPGEASHEVLDRVRIHRYRPPPAATGPAGFAYEFAYCWLRTAALAAKVSLRSGIDVIQACNPPDTYFVLGAAAKALGRKFVFDHHDLCPELYRARFTNDRTSGSALKLLHALERATFATADHVISTNESYRTVAMQRGRLRPHEVTVVRTGPDLEHLTPQPVRPELRSGRDKLCCYLGVMGPQDGVDLALRAIDLLVHQRGRTDCHFTFLGGGDCFDELVGLAAELGIEEWTTFTGRVPDTVVFDHLSSADIGLCPDPKNALNDVCTMNKTLEYMAFGLPIVAFDLTETRVSAGQAARYARPNEIADFAAVLDGLLDDPDARQRMGRIGRRRVEEDLSWACQRDGYLAVYEGLQRCG, from the coding sequence GTGAAGTGGCGCCGCACCGACCACCTGCGCGTGCTGATCATCGTGCAGAACCTGTCGGTGCCGTTCGACCGGAGAGTCTGGCTCGAGTGCAGGAGCTTGACCGCCGCGGGCCACGAGGTCGACGTGATCTGCCCACAGGCCCCCGGCGAGGCGTCCCACGAAGTGCTCGATCGTGTGCGCATCCACCGCTACCGCCCCCCACCGGCCGCCACCGGGCCCGCCGGGTTCGCGTACGAGTTCGCTTACTGCTGGCTGCGGACGGCCGCGCTGGCCGCCAAGGTGTCCCTACGCAGCGGGATCGACGTGATCCAGGCCTGCAACCCGCCCGACACCTACTTCGTGCTCGGCGCGGCGGCGAAGGCACTCGGCCGCAAGTTCGTCTTCGACCACCATGATCTGTGCCCGGAGCTGTACCGCGCCCGGTTCACCAACGACAGGACCAGCGGTTCCGCCCTGAAGCTGCTGCACGCGCTGGAGCGGGCCACGTTCGCCACCGCCGACCACGTGATCTCCACCAACGAGTCGTACCGGACGGTCGCGATGCAGCGCGGCCGGCTCCGGCCGCACGAGGTCACCGTGGTGCGCACCGGACCGGACCTCGAGCACCTCACGCCGCAGCCGGTCCGGCCCGAGCTCCGATCGGGGCGCGACAAGCTGTGTTGCTACCTCGGGGTGATGGGCCCGCAGGACGGCGTTGACCTCGCGCTGCGAGCCATCGACCTGCTCGTGCACCAGCGGGGCCGCACCGACTGCCATTTCACGTTCCTCGGTGGCGGCGACTGCTTCGACGAGTTGGTGGGGCTGGCCGCGGAGCTCGGGATCGAGGAGTGGACGACCTTCACAGGCCGCGTCCCCGACACCGTGGTCTTCGACCACCTCTCCAGCGCCGACATCGGGCTGTGCCCCGACCCCAAGAACGCCCTCAACGACGTCTGCACGATGAACAAGACGTTGGAGTACATGGCCTTCGGGCTGCCGATCGTGGCGTTCGACCTGACCGAGACGCGGGTCAGCGCCGGGCAGGCGGCCCGCTACGCGCGGCCCAACGAGATCGCGGACTTCGCCGCCGTGCTCGACGGGCTGCTCGACGACCCTGACGCACGGCAGCGAATGGGCCGCATCGGGCGGCGCCGCGTCGAGGAGGACCTTTCGTGGGCTTGCCAGCGCGACGGCTACCTGGCGGTGTACGAGGGCCTTCAGCGCTGCGGGTAG